A region from the Sulfolobales archaeon genome encodes:
- a CDS encoding 30S ribosomal protein S9: protein MSSQQEEKLVIATGKRKTAIARAIIKRGRGLVRVNGVPVELIPIEVARLKIMEPLLLVGEKLRNSVDIDIKVSGGGYMSQAEACRMAIARGLVTFYSDIKEIREIFKEYDRTMLSGDPRRTEPEKWMRYSARRFRQKSYR from the coding sequence ATGAGCTCGCAGCAGGAGGAGAAGCTAGTAATAGCGACTGGAAAGAGGAAGACAGCAATAGCTAGGGCTATAATTAAAAGGGGAAGGGGGCTTGTAAGGGTTAATGGTGTCCCTGTAGAGCTGATCCCCATAGAGGTTGCGAGGCTAAAGATTATGGAGCCTCTCCTCCTGGTTGGGGAGAAGCTAAGGAATAGCGTTGACATAGATATAAAGGTGTCTGGGGGAGGTTATATGTCCCAGGCAGAGGCGTGTAGAATGGCAATAGCAAGGGGGCTTGTAACCTTTTACAGCGATATAAAGGAGATCAGGGAGATATTTAAGGAATACGATAGAACAATGCTATCAGGAGATCCGAGGAGGACCGAGCCTGAGAAGTGGATGAGATACTCGGCTAGGAGGTTTAGGCAGAAGTCATATAGGTGA
- a CDS encoding DNA-directed RNA polymerase subunit N — MIIPVRCFTCGYPIARHWDEFSRRVRSGEDPKKVLDDLGIKRYCCRRILLAHVPLVNEIIFYSRKL; from the coding sequence ATGATAATCCCTGTGAGATGCTTCACATGTGGCTATCCAATTGCGAGGCACTGGGATGAGTTCTCGAGGAGGGTTAGATCTGGTGAGGATCCTAAGAAAGTTCTCGACGACCTTGGGATTAAGAGGTATTGCTGTAGAAGAATACTCCTAGCCCATGTACCCCTTGTAAACGAGATTATATTCTATTCGAGAAAACTATAG
- the rpsB gene encoding 30S ribosomal protein S2: MASKYATIELLVPVDLYLSSGVHIGTYFSNKQLEKFVYRVRPDGLYILDVRKIDERIRIAGKFLASFEPSAVVAVGARQYSFKPVEMFAKLTGGKAILGRFMPGTFTNPHLPGYIEPEVVVISDPRVDTQALTEAIEIGVPVVAFVSTDAKISGIDLVIPGNNKGRKSLALLYYLLTRQVLRERGQLGPNQELPVPLEEFEAKVVV; the protein is encoded by the coding sequence ATGGCATCTAAATACGCCACCATAGAGCTACTCGTGCCCGTAGATCTATATCTATCATCGGGCGTTCATATAGGCACTTATTTCTCGAATAAACAACTTGAGAAGTTTGTCTACAGGGTGAGGCCCGATGGCCTATACATACTCGATGTTAGGAAGATAGATGAGAGGATAAGGATCGCTGGGAAGTTCCTAGCATCCTTCGAACCCTCCGCCGTAGTTGCTGTCGGGGCTAGGCAATATAGCTTCAAGCCTGTTGAGATGTTTGCAAAGCTAACAGGGGGCAAAGCGATACTGGGGAGATTCATGCCAGGAACATTTACAAACCCCCACCTACCAGGATATATAGAGCCTGAGGTTGTTGTTATATCAGATCCTAGGGTGGATACACAGGCGCTCACAGAGGCTATAGAGATCGGGGTGCCTGTTGTAGCTTTTGTAAGCACAGATGCCAAGATCTCAGGTATAGATCTTGTGATACCTGGGAATAACAAGGGTAGGAAATCCCTAGCCCTGCTCTACTATCTATTAACAAGACAGGTTCTCAGGGAGAGGGGGCAGCTGGGTCCTAACCAAGAGCTTCCAGTACCCTTAGAGGAGTTCGAGGCTAAGGTGGTTGTTTGA
- the amrB gene encoding AmmeMemoRadiSam system protein B: MKRRYPAVAGYFYEAKKDDLIRRIEWCYLHPLGVGKLPIRGAQRDRGRRLFIAPHAGYMYSGPVASHTYYHISEAGNPGVFIIAGPNHSGLGSLVATVVDYVWETPLGEVEIDSELAKAIARNSNYLDIDDIPHESEHSIEVQIPFLQYIFGDNFKIVPIAMAMQTIEVARDIANAIAKAVDALGRDVIYIASTDWTHYEPHEISVKKDLGALSYVEKLDVEGFYRYIIENNVSACGPGPTMVFIYLAKIWGYRGARIYKYATSGDVTGEKSWVVGYASAEAI; encoded by the coding sequence TTGAAGAGGAGATACCCAGCTGTGGCTGGGTATTTCTACGAGGCTAAGAAGGATGATCTTATTAGGAGGATTGAGTGGTGCTACCTACACCCCCTAGGGGTTGGAAAGCTCCCGATAAGGGGTGCTCAGAGGGATAGGGGTAGGAGGCTCTTCATAGCTCCCCACGCGGGCTATATGTATAGCGGGCCTGTAGCATCGCATACATATTACCACATCTCAGAAGCCGGGAATCCAGGGGTCTTCATAATAGCGGGTCCAAACCATAGTGGGCTGGGATCTCTGGTAGCCACTGTTGTGGACTATGTATGGGAAACACCCCTGGGGGAGGTTGAGATAGATAGCGAGCTTGCAAAGGCAATAGCTAGGAATAGCAATTACTTAGATATAGACGATATACCTCATGAAAGCGAACACTCCATAGAGGTTCAGATACCCTTCCTACAATACATATTCGGGGATAACTTCAAGATAGTTCCAATAGCTATGGCTATGCAGACTATAGAGGTTGCCAGAGACATAGCTAATGCAATAGCCAAGGCTGTTGATGCATTAGGTAGAGATGTGATCTATATAGCATCAACTGACTGGACACACTACGAGCCCCACGAGATATCGGTTAAAAAGGATCTAGGAGCCCTCTCATATGTGGAGAAGCTAGATGTAGAGGGCTTCTACAGATATATAATAGAGAACAATGTATCAGCCTGCGGCCCAGGCCCCACCATGGTATTTATCTACCTAGCAAAGATCTGGGGGTATAGAGGGGCTAGAATATATAAATATGCAACCTCGGGAGATGTTACTGGTGAGAAATCCTGGGTCGTTGGCTATGCATCTGCAGAAGCGATCTAA